Genomic DNA from Gossypium hirsutum isolate 1008001.06 chromosome A01, Gossypium_hirsutum_v2.1, whole genome shotgun sequence:
tctttaaaaaattctaaaaatttctctaatagttttttttaattctctaatttttttctatttttatatattttttaattaaaagtggACCAATTGTTGAAGTGATTGAATCGATAGTATAATCGGTTCAACTTTTAAAATCGTGGGTTCCAAAACATCACAAGAAAATGTTAAAATACATTcaaaaaatgttttacttttgtGAGGTTTCAAAGCGTCACGGATAGATGttaaaaacatcacaaaaaatGTCCTACAAAACGTcacaaaaagattttaaaaaatccTAATTTGGTAAGGTCTCACAAATATTACGAAAAGATCTTCGCAAGCGTCACAAAAAGGTTGGCATTTCGTGACATTTCAAACCGTCACTAACCAACACAAGTGACATTAAAAATGCATTCTTTCATGACTTTTTTAACTGTACCTTTTTAGAAAATGACGTGAGTAATATTGTTTCTTGTGACGTTTTCTAGAAAAGTCACagaaaaaacatattttttgttattttttgcaaatagtaacaaaataaaaatcagGAAAATTAGAATTCTCGTAGCGATGACTCAATTCTTAcctttatgtttttaaaattttagtatacaagtctttcattcatttttacaattttgaaTAACTCTATCATCTCTTTTACATTATGTAAATTTTTGTAAAtgataaaggaaagaaaaggaaagtaaGTGGTTCACCTTTAATTGCCTACTTCCACTATTTTAGTATACCTCAATTAAGTATTTCTCAATTCACTATAAGATTAGTACCTTTCAAGGAGAAGGTATAACATTTAGAATACTATTTTTTTCTTAAGGCTTAGATATAACATTTCCTCCTAGGTTTTATAGCCGTTATATAATCATTGGCAAGCTATGTCTAGAGACATGAATAGTATGTCTCGAGACAATCTATCAATTGTCTCTAGACACATTGCAAAATGTCTCAAGACGGGTAGCTCCCAAAGCAGATTTGTGCTTCGAAGTTTTCATGTCTCAAGATGTATAGTTGTATATCTTGAGACTTGCATATCAAAGCcctttcaaaacattttaaacGCCTTATAACACCTTGGTATTAACCCAAATATACTTAGataaataaaatacatttaaaacatatttttgagtattttgcaagtctttgaaaatgtttgataaaatttttaatcatattttcatTAAACGATGTAGaacatataatacatataaaatttaccttaaatgttattatatcaAAACCTTAGAATATCAAAGTTAACAATTTATTAATGGTGGACCGAGACATGAAAAGAGACTATCACAACTATTTAGTAGCTAGTTGGttaataaaattctttttttttcccaattaagtAGTATTCTCATATTGCACATCTCAATTTGATTCTACCACACTCACAAATGAAATCAATGGAATACGTAAAAATGCAAATACAACACCTGACGGCTGCTGGCATAAATAAAAGGCTATATAGAAAGTTAATTTTATGTTGCATTATTGGTGATGAATGATGAATTTTTagtgtagaagcccaaatttgctgGGCCCATTGtccaaatgaaataaaatacaaCAAACCCAAAATTCAATCCCAATAAACCAAATCCCATAGCCCAAATACCACCAGCCCAATACTCAACTAGCccaacataataaaaaaaaagagaaacagaCAACAAGAAACCTTGGCTACCACACCCCACTTTCCTCTGACACTAGCACCATCTTTGGTCACCACCATGTCGGCTACCACGCCCCATGCTTCTGCCAACACCATCCCCGCATGCCTGGCACCTCCATACCTTGCAAGCAGCAATGAAGAGATAGAAACTAATAGAAAATGAAAGTGTAAGGGCTATAAAAGCCATGGAAACTAGTGTAAAAGAGGGGGGAttttaaaagattgaaaaagagacaaacacaaaaatccctCCGAACTTCGAATACAAaggaaaaaatcaataaaaaggtttgcattttttttctttttctctcttctttcgaatttttttttctttgttttttttcctttctttctatatacatatacatatatatattattaaaaaaataaaaaaagttacctTTTGAACTTCCGGCCACCATGTGCGGTGGCCAGCGACGGTGGCGGCGCGACCAACGGCGGTGGCTCAGTGACCGGGATTTCACCGGAAAAGAAAAGGCTTGAGAGGATTTTAAGGGAGGGGAAGAGAGCATGGaagctttttttttgttttttttagattGGGGGTTGAAaatgaaacacaaaaaaaatctttgtttttaaaTAATGGTGTTGAAACGGCACTATTTTGTTTGGTGGGTGGGGTCTGTGCACTTTCCCTAAAAGGGAAATTTATGTGTTTAGTCCTCCTCCCTCGCAACCTCATTCAATTAACCCccattttctatcttcttttgttttttttaagtttggccTTCAGATCTTGTTTGGTTTTCGTTTTGATccctaattaactatccaatatttatacttttatatcccaaattttcatttatttttaaccatgtcttaaatctatttaattcatttattaaccttttttaaatgtttcatttatatgttatttcaaatattttatatgttgtttatttacatcattattgtaaatattatatatatatatttttgcacatttcctaatattttcttttgttgtagatattattattactattatattacattactattattattgttatctatttatttatatatttaaaatttcggtacatatatatacttatatatttttttatattttacaacttatgtacatacctatatatttatatacatattttcattttcataaatatatacacgTACACATTTTtctctaatatatatatgtatatatatatactcatatacatttcttactatatcttataatttatatatatatacacgtacatattctctatttattttaaatatatttttttatatttcatattttctacatgcatatatatatacttatctatttacatattttaattcatatacctatacatgtatacatatttacatatatttttgtatttaataatctcacaatacgtatacatacatagatttttcatattttcataattttgtgtaCATTCATGTATATACGTTCTTTACAtctattcattatttatttatttatcttcattttcattattatttatatttaataatcttatttccgttgctattacTCGTGTTGTTTTTATGCCATCATATTCATTATTGTTTTgctatgcatattaacaccatacatcaaaaagaaatttttttaattaaggaaatattttgcgtttggaaaattcgagaaaacgtgccctaacgtgctgggtttcggtttctcgttcgaccaaatagccgaatatcctttttaaactttcaaaataaggtaatatttcgtatttagaaaattcgagaaaatcgtgccctaacttactgagcttcgattcttctcgcgttgatcctaaataaccgaaaatccttttgaaattaaaataaatgaggtttaaacaaaaaataaaggcaagcttactctcgaaGATACGAtgtgttgtatcctaacttactggacgtgacatcttgttacttcgagataaggaagcattttccattctgatttatttgagtaattttaaaataataatataaggagggatcgtattttaaattctttttgagtttttaattttcgacataaagacattaaataatcaactaaggtaccaattttgggcgtgccgagggtgctaatccttcctcgtgcgtaaccgactcccgaaccttttttttctgaatttcgtagaccaaaatcgttgttttcataaaattaaatcatttattaaaaacaaccactttttgaggtgacccgatcacacctcatcaaaaaaaggattggtggcgactcccgttttcattcttttttcaaaatccaagtcgaccccgttttatccaaaaaaaaatggtgtcaacagcttggcgactccgctggggacaataagagagtcaagccacgtgttgattatttcttgtcttttgttgaaagtggaaaattcgatttaaatttacgatcctctcattgcatctctttttgttttgagttatatttttttatcgtgttctgtattttattttatacctctgcacattgcattgcatgaccgctggtcacaccttttaagtgggagtgagaaactacgccttcgtgaggttttcacctccgcatgggatagtgaatcgcttccgggatacatccgtacctatgtcttcgtgagattttcatctccgcatggccatagagaaatgtatccccctgaaccgaactcagtccgcatgagcctataatgggtgaggatcgaggaatctgctggttcgggtacccttactttagaaccaaacctcatgtagtgaaccttaggagcccaccctaggtagaaccacttcgaacccctagtattcacccaaataggtgttctatttattcttgcttgcttttgctttgtactaacatgttttctttttgttatgattgcattgcattttcatcataaaaagaggtgttgattcacgttcaattgctaaatagagagcttgtcataaggaaatgggcttcttgataaagtggataataatacggttgtccgaatgtggtccaagaaaacgtgataagagaaggatgatagtttaatggaggaccACACAACCATTGCTCCGTGGCCCGAGAATTTAATGTGATaaggattattcgagagccgctgaactttcttaaaagagaagccaacgagcaccaTGAGGTTTAGTGAGCAACGAGTCACGGCCCGGATTGAGTAAAAAGGAGATATAAGATacgtcccttttgaagagttcgtgagacttatcttaacgctcgaacgAAGAAAATGATCGAATGTCTCCGcatatgagggcaaagccgtatatgtatccgctttatgtaaagagatttgttttctagtaaagttgttctaatagaattgaatcaagaatcaatgtctctttttgcattcatacatctgcattacatttcattgcacgTATCTCTTCcttcattaacattacatttcattacatacaataaatttcctaaaatccaaaaatacgcGTTCATGCATTAACATTACATTTTATtacatacaataaatttcctaaaatccaaaagtacGCCGAGTTTAGAACTCTAGTACAAAACCAGATGGATTGGAATTCTTTGGATATATCGATGGTTCGAAAGGTGAAGATGTGTATGCCtttgaaaaagaactaaaaaataaaaaacctatcTTGAATTTGTTTCTACATCCCTAGAGGCGTTTTAAACAACTGGACCGTGGAGgagattcttgtaatttttaggaccatttcagagtaatattTGGAACGCTCTTATTGTTCTAAGCCTGGGAGCAATagaaaatccttttgtgaaaaggcacatgtccactattctttatttcaacgaaatgcatctttgtgtcttgttttggcaaatattcttttgttccttccaattcattcatactcataccaccaGGTAATTACCCTTTGATTCGTTAGCTCTTTGAGACTTCCTTCGTCCCTAGaataggtctccagatatcaatgatatgagcgacactacTATTGACTCAGAACTTTCTTTcaagcaagatatgtgtctagaggatcCTCAAGACTTCGAAGATGATCAAGACTGTagtttatctcctgatttgttaaggatggtaaggCAAGTCGAAAAATAGATCCAACCTTACAAAAAAATTCAGTGGggaattgtgagcttaggagaagagaaaaaggtgAAGATTAAAGCCTGTATCACTGCAGAGACAAAGCAATACGTCATTGAGTTACTCTAAGAACTCAAAGATGTTTTTAGACAAGTGGATGCTCTTGAGGTTAAGAAGATCTTGGACGAGGAACACGTGCTAATGGTTTTGCAATGGCCaagcaaatcatgagatttgggtgctgctggcccaccatggaaggggattgcaccAGTTATACCAAGGAAcgccataagtgccaaatttacggagacaagatTTATGTGATTCCTTTATCTCTTCATGTTATGAATTTTCCATGGACTTTCTCTAtgaggggcatggatgttatttgGGCCGACCTCGCCAAAACCTTCTGGCGGTCATCGATCTATCTTTGTGTTCGTCGATTACTACCTCAAGtgggtagaggttgtttcatatgccaatatcatAAAGTCGACACTCggcaaatttcttgaagaatcatatgtcaatatggaatgccaaaaaggatcatattagacaatgcattgaatttgaacaacggcacgacatcagaagtttgcagtttgttcaagattaacaccatgttGCCCTCAAAATGAACAGTTTAGTGGAGgccaaaaaaaaagaacaaataaaaaccaaataaaaaacaaaagcaaaaagaaaaaaaactctaCCAGGACAACTCATTTCTCATTGGCATATGGAATAGGGACAGttttacccatcgaagttgatATTCCTTTCCTTCAAGTCTTGTCAGAGCTGAATCTGGATGAAGCAAATCCAAAcccgatatgatcagttaaatttgattgaagagGAAAGATTCAAGGTTATCCGTCTtggtcaaaagtaccaaaaataaaatacgcGAGCTAACCAAAAAGTTCGCCCCAGAGACCTGATATCGAAGAATATTCTtgccatacaaaaggacttcagaagaaaatggatgccgaactggaaaggaccttatgtggaaggccttatctgaaAAAGCGTTGATATTGACAGGATGGATGGCAAAAACCTACCTAATCTCGAGAATTCTGATTCAAGAaataaatacttcacttgaaaaaaaaacgaaaagaaaaatgaaaaaatgaaaaagaaaataaaaagaaaaagaaaaaggagaggccaaggtgaaaacccgcaaagggcgccttgagaccaaaggggttttgaattgaaaacccaggaatgggcaattcaaattttcgatcaaagatgaggcatagagtagttttgtcttctccgaattaacaagaaggaaagatgttacatcttggggcatcaacaaagccttctaggacttctaaacatatatcaagttcaaaagggtccttaagaagtttggggcagagaagctcatgctacgatatctggggcacctattcccATTTTGTTCATAcatcatcttgattaatttattctcattttgtattctagcaaaatttgctatcctgattaatgtgttcatttagagctttgctctcaacaaattttcatcttatccattgtgataatattttccatcttattcatctcgtatctcagcaaaatttgctatcttgattgatttgtttgtttagagctttcctctcaacaaaatttcattttgtccattttgataatctttttcaagcatttttcattgaaataacgattaatggactgacaatacacacgcagaaggagttctgcatattactctgaaagtttctaaataatacgaggacctgaaacaggactattgtttagaactaaccaaacctaagggttggaaacatttgagaaatgatagtctaaatagcgtctatttctttgggttttctgtcaaactggctgaacaagaaggcatcagtgatagaaccttgatgaacaatgaggaatgacaacctaagcattaaaaatggatcattctcatgacattctacaaatataatacatacacatctagttaggagcatttgattcattctgatcatgtcatcctaaacactaggcgtaaataggtcctatcttcctatattggtaggaagtggatcaaagatacagatcttgtcttcccatattggtgacgaagtagatcgaaggtagcagatcctatcttcctatattggtaggaagtggatcgaagatgcagatcttgtcttcccatattggtggcgaagtagattgcagaaagcagatcttgtcttcatgtattggcgtgaagtagatcgaaggtagcagatcctatcttcctatattggtaggaagtggatcaaagatacagatcttgtcttcccatattggtggcgaagtagatcgaagaaagcagatcttgtcttcatgtattggcgtgaagtagatcgaaggtagcagatcctatcttcctatattggtaggaagtggatcaaagatacagatcttgtcttcccatattggtggcgaagtagatcgaagaaagcagatcttgtcttcatgtattggcgtgaagtagatcgaaggtagcagatccggtcttcctatattggtaggaagtggatcaaagatacagatcttgtcttcccatattggtggcgaagtagatcgaagaaagcagatcttgtcttcacgtatttggcgtgaagtagatcgaagattgcagatcttgccttcctgtatttggcagcgaagaagatcgaagatggcagattttacctccctgactacagtggagtacattgaagccgataattctatctccctgtatttggcagtggaatagattgaagattgcagatcttgccttcctgtatttggcagcgaagcagatcaaagatggcagattttacctccctgacaacagtggagtacattgaagccgataactctatctccctgtatttggcagtggaatagattgaagattgcagatcttgccttcctgtatttggcagcgaagtagatcaaagatggcagattttacctccctgaccacagtggagtacattgaagccgataactctatctctctgtatttggcagtggaatagattgaagattgcagatcttgccttcctgtatttggcagcgaagcagatcaaagatggcagattttacctccctgaccacagtggagtacattgaagccgataactctatctctctgtatttggcagtggaatagattgaagattgcagatcttgccttcctgtatttggcagcaaagCAGGTTGAAGACGGCAGATTTTACCTCtctgattacagtggagtacattgaagctgatagttctatctcccggggcaagaagtagatcgaagaaagcagatcttgtcttcatgtattggcgtgaagtagatcgaatatagcagatcctatcttcctatactggtaggaagtggatcgacaaTGCAGATCtcgtcttcccatactggtggcgaaatagaccgaagaaagcagatcttatcttcatatattggcgtgaagtagatcgaagatagcagatcctgccttcctatattggtaggaagtggattgaaaacagactctatctccctgtatttagcagtggaatagattgcaggtcgaagatggcggattttacctttccgattacagtggagtacattaaagCCAGTAGTTCTATCTCattgggcaacagtggaatagagtgaagattacagatcttatctccctaagcaatagtggagcagatcgcatcaagtcttatctccctaagcagtagtggagcagactaaaaacacaaatctcatccccatggagtcgtaacaaagtagattgaagctacaaggcgtatctgaaattgcagtagagtagatcgaagcaacaagacgtaGCAGGCTGGAATAagactacttgaagaagaaaagcacccAAAGAAGTTAAGCCTCAACGAAAAcaggcaaatttggtctttcttagtctttgctctgttctcgttacacgaaaacgagcaaagaggggcagctgtagaagcccaaatttgctgGGCCCATTGtccaaatgaaataaaatacaaCAAACCCAAAATTTAATCCCAATAAACCAAATCCCATAGCCCAAATACCACCAGCCCAATACTCAACTAGCccaacataataaaaaaaaaagagaaacagaCAACAAGAAACCTTGGCTACCACACCCCACTTTCCTCTGACACTAGCACCATCTTTGGTCACCACCATGTCGGCTACCACGCCCCATGCTTCTGCCAACACCATCCCCGCATGCCTGGCACCTCCATACCTTGCAAGCAGCAATGAAGAGATAGAAACTAATAGAAAATGAAAGTGTAAGGGCTATAAAAGCCATGGAAACTAGTGTAAAAGAGGGGGGAttttaaaagattgaaaaagagacaaacacaaaaatccctCCGAACTTCGAATACAAaggaaaaaatcaataaaaaggtttgcattttttttctttttctctcttctttcgaatttttttttctttgtttttttttcctttctttctatatacatatacatatatatattattaaaaaaaataaaaaaagttacctTTTGAACTTCCGGCCACCATGTGCGGTGGCCAGCGACGGTGGCGGCGCGACCAACGGCGGTGGCTCAGTGACCGGGATTTCACCGGAAAAGAAAAGGCTTGAGAGGATTTTAAGGGAGGGGAAGAGAGCATggaagcttttttttttgtttttttagattGGGGGTTGAAaatgaaacacaaaaaaaaatctttgtttttaaaTAATGGTGTTGAAACGGCACTATTTTGTTTGGTGGGTGGGGTCTGTGCACTTTCCCTAAAAGGGAAATTTATGTGTTTAGTCCTCCTCCCTCGCAACCTCATTCAATTAACCCccattttctatcttcttttgttttttttaagtttggccTTCAGATCTTGTTTGGTTTTCGTTTTGATccctaattaactatccaatatttatacttttatatcccaaattttcatttatttttaaccatgtcttaaatctatttaattcatttattaaccttttttaaatgtttcatttatatgttatttcaaatattttatatgttgtttatttacatcattattgtaaatattatatatatatatttttgcacatttcctaatattttcttttgttgtagatattattattactattatattacattactattattattgttatctatttatttatatatttaaaatttcggtacatatatatacttatattttttttttatattttacaacttatgtacatacctatatatttatatacatattttcattttcataaatatatacacgTACACATTTTtctctaatatatatatgtatatatatatactcatatacatttcttactatatcttataatttatatatatatacacgtacatattctctatttattttaaatatatttttttatatttcatattttctacatgcatatatatatacttatctatttacatattttaattcatatacctatacatgtatacatatttacatatatttttgtatttaataatctcacaatacgtatacatacatagatttttcatattttcataattttgtgtaCATTCATGTATATACGTTCTTTACAtctattcattatttatttatttatcttcattttcattattatttatatttaataatcttatttccgttgctattacTCGTGTTGTTTTTATGCCATCATATTCATTATTGTTTTgctatgcatattaacaccatacatcaaaaagaaatttttttaattaaggaaatattttgcgtttggaaaattcgagaaaacgtgccctaacgtgctgggtttcggtttctcgttcgaccaaatagccgaatatcctttttaaactttcaaaataaggtaatatttcgtatttagaaaattcgagaaaatcgtgccctaacttactgagcttcgattcttctcgcgttgatcctaaataaccgaaatccttttgaaattaaaataaatgaggtttaaacaaaaaataaaggcaagcttactctcgaaGATACGAtgtgttgtatcctaacttactggacgtgacatcttgttacttcgagataaggaagcattttccattctgatttatttgagtaattttaaaataata
This window encodes:
- the LOC121202985 gene encoding uncharacterized protein produces the protein MRLRGRRTKHINFPFRESAQTPPTKQNSAVSTPLFKNKDFFLCFIFNPQSKKTKKKASMLSSPPLKSSQAFSFPVKSRSLSHRRWSRRHRRWPPHMVAGSSKVSISSLLLARYGGARHAGMVLAEAWGVVADMVVTKDGASVRGKWGVVAKVSCCLFLFFFYYVGLVEYWAGGIWAMGFGLLGLNFGFVVFYFIWTMGPANLGFYSCPSLLVFV